CAGGAGGAACTGCTTGGACTGGGAGTAAGAGGACAGCTGGGCTGCGTTCACCACCACCGCGCGAGCCATCGTCGGGACGCAACCCTGGAACAAAAACAGCGACAGAGGGCCTGCGTTAGTTCAAAGGTGGacgaactgctggagaaactcagcgggcgaggcagcatctacggagctttcaagagagagctagatagggctcttaaagatagcggagtcaggagatatggggagaaggcaggaacagggtactgattggggatgatcagccatgatcacagtgaatggcggttctggctcgaagggccaaatggcctctactcctgcacctattgtctattgagattagccatgattgaatggcggagtagacttgatgggatgaatggcctgtgtcttatgatcttaCGGATGCATAaatgggagagaaagatcaggtatgattcctgggatgtcaggactttcatatgaagaaagattggatagactcggtttgtactcgctagaatttgaggggggatcttatagaaacttacaaaattcttaaggggttggacaggctagatgcaggaagattattcccgatgttggggaagtccagaacaaggggtgacagtttaaggataagggggaaatcttttaggaccgaaatgaggaaaacatttttcacacagagagagtggtgaatctctggaattctctgccacagaaggtagttgaggccacagttcattggctatatttaagagggagttagatgtggcccttgtggctaaagggatcatggggtatgtagagaaggcaggtacaggatactgagttggatgatcagccatgatcatattgaatggcggtgcaggctcgaagggccgaatggcctactcctgcacctattttctatgtttctatgattgaatggcggtgtaggttcgaagggccgaatggcctactcctgcacctattttctatgtttctatgattgaatggcggagtagacttgatgggatgaatggcctgtgtcttatgatcttatggatgGATAagtgggagagaaagatcaggcatgattgaatggcggagtagactaatgggccgaatggcctaattctgctcctatcacgtgagCTTAACTGCACCTCCACTGTGGACATCGGGGTCTTCTCCTACTGAGAAGAAGGGAGgacccagcgggggggggggggtctgccgGGAACTGAGGGGGGGCCCACGATTTCAgtttggcccaattctgctcccatcagttACCTAGTTTGGATTCTGGTCACGCGgagcgaggtacagggaaaaagcATCGCTGGCGGACGCGCGGACTTACGAACGATGTGCCCCGTCAGTGCGAACTTACCCGCCAGAGGGTGACGAGGCCCTCTTCTCGGGTCATGCGTAAAAGCGCGTTAAACACGTTGGTGTAACCCCGCCGCTGGTCTGCGGGCATCCTGGAGGAGGTAGAAAGAACACCCAGACAGTCGTAGATACGAGGAACCCCAGACCAGACACAGAGcgctgaagtagctcagcgggaggaagtcaactgcagttgtacagggccctggtgagaccacacctggggttatTGTGTCTCCTAGTTTAGTGAGACTGGGAGCAGAAactagagcagaaacaggcccttcggcccaccgtgtccgtgctgaccagcgatccccgcacattaacaccaccctacacacactagggacaatttctacatttacaccaagccaattaacctgcaaacctgcacgtctttggagtgtggaaggaaaccgaagaccgaacccacgaaggtcacggggagaacgtgcaaactccgtacagatatccattgactttgccaacacctgtggcaaagaattccacagattcaccaccctctgactaaataaattcctcctcatctttctaaaggaacgtccttttattctgaggttacggcctctggtcctagactctcccacgggtggaaaaacatcctctccacatccactctatgaccccattcgcctgccttctccccattacctctgtatatatatatacacctctGTGTATATAtggcgatcacattgaatggcggtgctggctcgaagggccgaatggcctactcctgcacctattgtctatatatatatatatatacatacctctgtatatatatatatatatatatatatatacctctatgtgtgtatatatagataaatatatatagacaataggtgcaggagtaggcccttcgagccagcaccgccattcaatgtgatcatggctgatcatccccaatcagtaccccgttcctgccttctccccatatccactgactccgctatctttaagagccctatctagctctctcttgacaatagacaataggtgcaggagtaggccattcggcccttcgagccagcaccgccattcaatgtgatcatggctgatcatccccaatcagtgccccgttcttgccttctccccatataccctgactccgctatctttaagagccctatctagctctctcttgaaagtatccagagaaccggcctccaccgccctctgaggcagagaattccagactcacaactcacagaggtgagaaaaagtgtttccgttctaaatggcttaccctttattcttaaactgtgtgtggcccctggttctggtctctcccaacatggggaacatgtttcctgcctctagagtgtgtccaagcccttaacaatcttatatgtttcaatgaggcccctggttctggtctcccccaacatcggaaacatgttgttcaaaagggaactgcagatgctggaatatcgaaggtacacaaaattgctggggaaactccatagatgctgctgcacccgctgagtttccccagcaattttgtgtaccttcgggaacatgtttcctgcctctagcgtgtgtccaagcccttaaacaATCGTCTCTGAGTCTCGGGCACCACCCACCTGCCGTCGGCAGTCATCCTGATCAGCGATACCTCGGCGGGCGTCCCCACGAAGGCGCCGATCGCGCCCGCCGTCATGCCGATGCCAGCTTTCATGAAGAAGTTGGGCGGCGTGCCGTCAGCCTTGGTCAGCTTCTCGAAGAGGATGGTGTAGATTCCCAGGCGGGTGGTGGTGTAGGTGGCCTGGCGCAGCAAGCCCGCGGAGAGACTGAGAGGGAGacgggagggggggagtgaaagAGAGGGCGGTGAGGTGGAATCACCACGTTATTGTTGTCAATGCACTAttatggttcagtttagtttagagatacagcagcggaaacaggcccttcggcccaccgggttcgcgacgaccagcgatcgccccgcactttaacactaccctgctaggattaatttacattcataccaatccaattagcctacaaacctgtttcagaaggaactgcagatgctggaaaaatcgaaggtacacaaaaaagctggagaaactcagcgggtgcagcagcatctatggagcgaaggaaattggcaacgtttcgggccgaaacgtagcctatttccttcgctccatagatgctgctgcacccgctgagtttctccagcttttttgtgtaccttagcctacaaacctgtatgtctttcgagtgtgggaggaaaccgaagatcccgatgttcccaatgttggggcgaatgttcccaatgtgtgggcgagtccagaaccaggggccacacacgcagtcttagaatagaggggaggtcatttaagactgaggtgagaaaaaacgttttcacccagagagtagtgaatttgtggaattccctgccacagagggcagtggaggccaagtcactggatgcatttaagagagagttagatagagctctaggggctagtggagtcaagggatatggggagaaggcaggcacgggttattgataggggacgatcagccatgatcacaatgaatgtcagtgctggctcgaagggccgaatggcctcctcctgcacttattttctatgtttctatataaaacccacgctggtcacggggaggactacaaactccgtacagacagcgcccgtggtcgggatcgaacgcgggcctgtggcgctgtgaagcagcaactctactgggtGTAGTTTCGAACAAGCATGAGGAAGGTTTACCTATCGACCATGCgaagtgttacggagacacgaggagtttactAACATTTAAAGcactaagctggagttcgatgaagattgcaGTAACGAGTCGGGAGAAGCTTGGATGTATCTgaatgtttttcatcaacaataaacaaCTTAAGGCTGTGTTTTGGAAGacgtatctgtgaagaagctctgaaggtctccgatgatgagctcgcatgcgtatcgaagacattccccttaaccatgctgtccatttagcggctagctGGTTAATTTCTCGaacgatatgaaaatctgcctCTACATTAAGTCGAAGGGAACCTCCGGCAGGGTGGGGGgttaaataccagtcccagagaggGGGGTCAGAAGATTGGGCTAAGATTCTCTGAGAGATTTTGGCCAGAAGTCTGGTTCCAGCcgtggaactgaagaaaataCCAGTCCCAGATATTGGGACAGaatctttataaatcagagcattgagtatagaagttgggatgtaatgttaaaattgtacaaggcattggtgaggccaattctggagtatggtgtacaattttggtcgccaaattacaggaaagatgtcaacaaaatagagagagtacagaggagatttactagaatgttgcctgggtttcagcacctaagttacagagaaaggtctttattctttggagcgcagaaggttaaggggggacttgatagaggtctttaaaatgatgagagggatagacagagttgacgtggataagctttttccattgagagtagggaagattcaaacaagaggacatgatttgagaattaagggacaaaagtttaggggtaacatgagggggaacttctttactcagagagtggtagctgtgtggaatgagcttccagtggaagtggtggaggcaggttcgattttatcatttaaaaataaattggataggtatatggacggggaaggaatggagggttatggtctgagtgcaggtagatgggactaggtgaaagtgttcggcacggactagaagggttaagatggcctgtttccgtgttgtcattgttatatggttatataagctaCAGTGGGTACTGGTTCGGTCTGTGTGACTTGGATGCTTTTCCTACGggtggggcgagagaggggggaacGGGTTCCTAAAATGGCGCTGGAACAAGCCCGGCAGGGGGTGGGAGTGGGACGCCCCCCTGCTCACCCGGTGTAGATCCCCCCGATCCCCTCGGCCTTCAGGATGGTGGTGACGGCGTGGAAGCTGGTCTTGTACTCCTTCGCCCGACCTCCTTGCCCGCTCAGCTGCATCCGGTTTTTCACCAGGTCCAGCGGTTGAACGAAGAACGTGGCTCCCATCCTAAAGGACAAAACGCAACTGGGTTAGGCTCTTGTAGAGGGGCAGTTCGCTGGAGGTGATATTACCATACACACTGCTGTTATGATCACCCATGCTCAGACTCATAGAatctcacagcgtggaaacaggacttcGGCTCAACTCGTCCACGCCGACCTACATGCCCCAataacagaaggcagtggaggccaattctctggatgctttcaagagagagttagatagggctctcaaagatagcagagtcaggggatatggggagaaggcaggaacggggtactgattgaggatgaagagccattgaatggtggtgctggctcgaagggccaaatggcctactcctgcacctattgtctattgtcttttttacacagtgagtggtgaatctgtggaattccctaccaagtccgcgccgaccagcgatccctgctcctgcacctattgcctattgtatccacatattagacaatagacaataggtgcaggagtaggccattcggcccttcgagccagcaccgccattcaatgtgatcatggctgatcatccacaatcagtaccccgttcctgccttcttcccatatcccctgactgctatctttaagagccctatctaactctctcttgaaagcatccagagaattggcctccactgccttctgtggcaaagaattccacagattcacaactctctctgggtgaaaacgtttttcctcatctccgttctaaatgccctacccctaattcttaaaattgcggcccctggttctggactcccccaacagcgggaacatgtttgtgaacaggcccttcggtccaactcacccacgccagccaacaacgtcccagctacgctagtcccacctgcctgtgcttggtccatatccctccaaacctgtcctatccatgtacctgtctaactgcttcttaaacgttgggatagtccctgcctctaatacctcctccagcaactcgttccatacacccaccaccctctgtgtgaaaatgttacccctcggattcctgttaaaatattttccccgtcaccttaaacctttgtcctctggtcctcgattcaccaactctgggcaagggactctgtgcgtctacccgatctattcctctcatgatcttatacacttcctcTCATACACAGGTTCATACTCAATCCTTTTATACATGTTTCCTTCCAAAGGAAACTGTTTGACCTTGACATTTGGAGCAAGGCGGAGGATTCACGAAGTCAGTGGATCTAATGCCAGCTGGCCACCTATACTCGAGTTTCACATCAGCCATCTTGGCATGCAGGAGacagccatggggggggggggggggggagtgcacatTGAACACTGTAGACACTGCTGGCTGAATACACAGCTAGACCTTGACAGATATTCACTTgatggagtggatgtgtagaggatgtttccactagtgggagagtctcggaccagaggtcacagccccaAAATTAAAGGGCGCTCCTTTCAATGCACCGCCattggcgacagatggcacaatggctaagtgttcggctggcaacctgaaggtggccggttcgaatcctgcttggagtgtgtactgtcgttgtgtccttgggcaagacacttcacctacctttgcctggcactagagacggaaattagctactgattggctacaatctcgcatatttacatgcaaatgttcattaatatgcactgtccctataaacaaattattattatattattattattcaatgtgatcatggctgatcatccacaatcagtaccccgttcctgccttctcccgatatcccctgactctgctatttttaagagtcctatcaagctctctcttgaaagtatccagagaaccggcctccaccgccctctttgaggcagagaattccacagacttacaactctctgggtgaaaatgtttttcctcatctcagtcctaaatggccgaccccttattcttaaactgtgtgtgacccctggttctgtactccccaacatggggaacatttttcctgcatctagcctgtccaatcccttaagaattttatatgtttctctaagattacctctcatccttctaaattccagtgaatacatagatacatagaaaataggtgcaggagtaggccattcggcccttcgagcctgcaccgccattcaatatgatcatggctgatcatccaactcagtatcccgtacctgccttctctccataccccctgatccctttagccacaagggccacatctaactccctcttaaatatagccaatgaactagcctcaactaccctctgtggcagagagttccagagattcaccactctctgtgtgaaaaagtttcttctcatctcggtcctaaaggatttcccccttatccttaagctgtgaccccttgtcctggacttccccaacatcgggaacaatcttcctgcatctagcctgtccaaccccataagaattttgtacgtttctataagatcccctctcaatctcctaaattctagcgagtataagccaagtctatccagtctttcatcatatgaaagtcctgacatcccaggaatcagtctggtgaaccttctctacactccctctatggctataatgtccttcctcagatttggagaccaaaactgtacgcaatactccaggtgtggtctcaccaagaccctgtacaactgcagtagaacctggtacacaaaattgctggggaaactcagcgggtgcagcagcatctatggagcgaaggaaataggcgacgtttcgggccgaaacccttcttcagactgcagtagaacctccctgctcctatactcaaatcattttgctatgaaagctaacataccattcgctttcttcactgcctgctgcacctgcatgcctaataATAcaggcccagtcgacccattctttcatcataggtcagtcctgccgtcccgggaattaacctggtgaacctacgctgtactccctcaatagcaagaatgtccacgttcacaactctctgggtgaaaaagtttttcctcatctcagtcctaaatggccgaccccatattcttaaactgtgtgtgacccctggttctggactcccccgaacatggggaacattttccctgcatcagcatccgctctacccgctgcgccactgtgctgcccgatgCATCTTcaactcaacggcacttcactcagtCCACAGGTAAAAGGTCGGTCAAGGTCAAGATGTGTACTTAGTCACCATTGGCACATGCTGAGTTGCTTGGAACAGGATTTGATCCCAtagctaccaaagatcctatagcggaacaagtagaccactcctgctaaatgcaatgggctgacgtgtagtacgcaacggagcggaacgtgggcctttttttcatccatttcagtaacccgacccgactcgcagtgtaatcaacgttgcgggggaacagtttgtgttaataaattaaaattctgaaaatgagaagatttttaccaaataacttttatttttacgaggatgtttccgtaaccggcttccgtctccgcactagtatctttgctccactacgggatctttggtgcggagacggaagccggttacagaaatggggccgaaaattacctatgaatctgcccatgaccgtactacgtctttttcgtcgagtggaccatcttgctcgctataggatctttggtctaaacTGCCCGACTTGACCACCACACACGAGCAAGAAACTACTGACACAAGGAAAGGCTAAATATAATTCCATCTCAATTTAGAATACTTTGCACACCACTTTTTGCAACTTACCAAATGATAattacaaaaaaataacaatttactcaaatgaatgcaaaatatataatttatatctTATAATAAAATGTCGTttcttataaggtcataagtgataggagcagaattaggccattcggcccatcaaatccactccgccattcaatcatggctgagctatctctccctcctaaccccattctcctgccttctccccataacccctgacacccgcactaatcaagaatctatctatctctgtcttaaaaatacccactgacttgtggcctccacagccgtctatggcaaagaattccacagattcaccaccctctggctaaagaaattcctcctcatctccttccttaaagaacgacctttaattctgaggctgtgacctctggtcctagactctcccactagtggaaacatcctctgggtGATACCTGAGGGCAAAGTGTGGGGGCCCGGGGGAGACACAGAttggggggggaggttgagggacTGAAGTTTGAccccggggagagagggagggtcccGGGTAGGATGGAGGTCATGGCCCCCCCAGAGATGTCAAGGGGCCCTGACAGGTTAGGAGGGTAGCTAGGGggcggtgagcccccccccccccccaccccaagggTGAAGCGGGGACCCTGGGGACAGAGGGAAGGGTCATGGGGGGCCTGAGAAGGTGATGGGGGGCCCCTGG
Above is a genomic segment from Amblyraja radiata isolate CabotCenter1 unplaced genomic scaffold, sAmbRad1.1.pri scaffold_472_ctg1, whole genome shotgun sequence containing:
- the slc25a11 gene encoding mitochondrial 2-oxoglutarate/malate carrier protein, coding for MAAAAAEKTRSRGSPKAIKFLFGGLAGMGATFFVQPLDLVKNRMQLSGQGGRAKEYKTSFHAVTTILKAEGIGGIYTGLSAGLLRQATYTTTRLGIYTILFEKLTKADGTPPNFFMKAGIGMTAGAIGAFVGTPAEVSLIRMTADGRMPADQRRGYTNVFNALLRMTREEGLVTLWRGCVPTMARAVVVNAAQLSSYSQSKQFLLSLSYFNDNILCHFCASMISGLVTTAASMPVDIAKTRIQNMRIIDGKPEYRNGLDVLLRVTRQEGFFSLWKGFTPYYARLGPHTVLTFIFLEQMNKYYKLYFLDQ